GTCTTGAGCGGCTTGGCTTGTCCCGTACTTGGGGTGTGATCGCGGTATTTGCCTTATTTACCCTGATCGTCACCACGCTGTTGCTGGTGTTGGTGCCGATGCTCGCCAAGCAGTTGCTGCGCCTGTATGAGCTGGCACCGCAGATGCTCGACTGGCTGCAGCACACGGCACTGCCATGGGCGCAGTCGAAGTTGGGGCTGTCGGAGGGCTTCTGGAAATTCGACAAGGTCAAGGCGGCGATCACCGAACACATGGGTCAGACAACCGACATCGTCGGTGTGGTACTGAGTCAGGCCACGGCTTCCAGCCTGGCGCTGATCGGCTGGCTGGCGAATCTGGTGCTTATCCCGGTGGTGAGTTTCTACTTGCTGCGCGACTGGGACGTGATGGTGGCCAAGATCCGCAGTCTGTTGCCGCGCGATCGCGAAGAGCGTGTGGTGGCGTTGGCGGGCGAGTGTCATGAGGTGCTCGGCGCTTTCGTGCGTGGGCAGTTGCTGGTGATGCTGGCATTGGGCGTGATCTATGCGGCGGGCCTGATGATTGTCGGCCTGGAGCTGGGGCTGTTGATCGGCCTGATTGCCGGTCTGGCGGCCATCGTGCCCTACATGGGATTTGTGATCGGTATCGGCGCTGCGCTGATTGCCGGGCTGTTCCAGTTTGGCGGCGACCTGTACCCGATGATCGGGATTGTGGCGGTGTTCATGGTGGGGCAGGCGCTGGAGGGGATGGTGCTGACGCCGTTGCTGGTCGGCGATCGAATCGGCCTGCATCCGGTGGCGGTGATCTTTGCGATCCTGGCCGGCGGTGAGCTGTTCGGCTTCACGGGGGTGCTGCTGGCGCTGCCGGTAGCGGCGGTGATCATGGTATTGGTGCGTCACGTCCATGACTTGTACAAGGACTCCGACATTTTTAGCGGAGTGGATGATCCGAAGCTGTAAGGCAATGGAGGGCCGCCCGGTGGATCGCCGGGTTGGCCCGTCTCATGCAGGCAAGGCCGGCGCCTGTGCGCCAAAGAAACTGTCATAAAACCAGCACGTTAACGCAAACCTTTGATTTTGCTTGGGGTCTGTCGCATTGTGCGCTCCGCTTCACGGGTATAAACTTCGCACACTTTACACAGAGGCCACTAACGGTTCCTTGGGAACTGTTCAGTCAGCATGAAACCGATTCAGCTGCCCCTAGGTGTGCGTCTGCGTGACGACGCCACCTTCATCAACTACTACCCAGGCGCCAATGCCGCTGCACTCGGCTATGTCGAGCGTCTATGCGAAGCCGACGCCGGCTGGACCGAAAGCCTCATCTATCTGTGGGGAAAGCACGGGGTAGGGCGTACGCATCTGTTGCAGGCCGCGTGCCTGCGGTTCGAGCAGATGGGCGAACCGGCGGTGTACTTGCCGCTGGCCGAGCTGATGGATCGTGGCATCGAAATCCTCGACAACCTCGAACAGTACGAACTGGTCTGTCTGGACGACTTGCAGGTGATCGCCGGCAAGCCCGACTGGGAAGAGGCGATGTTTCACTTGTTCAACCGTCTGCGCGACAGCGGTCGCCGGTTGCTGATCGCCGCTGCTACATCACCGCGTGAATTGCCGGTAAAACTGGCGGATTTGAAATCTCGCCTGACCCTGGCGCTGATTTTTCAGATGCGTCCTCTCTCCGATGAAGACAAACTGCGTGCCCTGCAATTGCGTGCATCCCGTCGCGGTCTGCATCTGACCGACGAGGTCGGTCATTTTATTTTGACTCGCGGCACCCGCAGCATGAGCGCGCTTTTTGACCTGCTCGAACAGCTCGATCAGGCCTCTTTGCAGGCTCAACGCAAGCTGACCATTCCCTTCCTGAAAGAAACCCTGGGCTGGTAAAACCGTGGGTTTCAGCGGGTTTCGGCATATTTCAGGCGCCAGAAAATCCGCTTTCCTGTGCACTGCACAGGCCGCGTCTCGATTCAAATAGGCTTAAGCGCTTAGATGTAAACGAGAAACCGAGAAGTCACAAAAAGATCGATTGAATTTGCAAATGAGGCTGATAGCGGGCATAGTCTCGGCTTCTTTACAACTATCAGCCACGGTCGTGCCCATGCTAAAGCGCTTCGCACCCCTCGTGCCTCTCGCACTCGTCACCCTGTTGTTCGGTTGCGCTGCTCATTCACCTGTTAATCAAGAGCAGCAACAGGCTAAAAATTCTGCCACCGCCCAGTCTTCCGTTATTTATCAGGAAGAGCTGGACACCGAAAAGGAACTCGCCGCTTTCAACGGCAAGAAGCCTTATCAGCTCCCGGTTCTGGCAGACAGCATTCTTGAACGCGGCATGTCCCTGATCGGTACCCGTTACCGTTTCGGCGGTACTTCTGAAGCCGGGTTCGATTGCAGCGGTTTCATCGGCTACCTGTTCCGCGAAGAAGCCGGCATGAACCTGCCGCGCTCCACCCGCGAAATGATCAACGTGGATGCTCCGCTGGTATCGCGCAGCAACCTCGAGCCGGGTGATCTGCTGTTCTTCGCCACCAATGGTCGTCGCGGTCGTGTTAGCCACGCCGGGATCTACCTGGGCGACAACCAGTTCATCCACTCCAGCAGTCGTCGCAGTGGCGGTGTCCGCATCGACAGCCTGGGTGACAGCTACTGGAGCAAGACCTTCATCGAAGCCAAACGCGCTTTGGCGAACGCTCCAACCGTGGTTACCGCTCGCAAGTAATCACGCCTTAGTCGCCACGCTCGTGGCGACAAGCGGTCCTTCAGGGGTAATAGACTTAAACTTTACAAGGTGAAGTTAAAGTCTTACTTGAAGTTTGCCGCGTAGCCGCTAGAATCCTGATCTATATTGATGGCAAACCGCCTGCGTCCAAACGCAGGCGGTTTTGTTTTCTGTCGAATCGGCAGTAAAAGCCGCAGCCAGATCAGGATGTTCTGCTTATGACGATGCCGGCCCGCCTCGCCCTGATGTTCTTCGCAGCGCTGCTCAGCGCTTGCGCCAGCCGCACTCTGCCACCTGCGCCGGTGGTTCGTGCTCCGATTGTGTTCGGATCCTCCCAGGCCTTTTCTCCCGCTGCCGAAGACGTGCTGTTCCGTGCGCTCGGGCTGGTGGGCACGCCTTATCGCTGGGGCGGCAACACGCCGGACTCGGGTTTCGATTGCAGTGGCTTGATCGGTTTTGTCTACCGCGACGCCGCCGGCATCAGCCTGCCGCGCTCGACCCGCGAGTTGATCGTCATGCAGGCGCCGAATGTCGGCAAGGAAGGGCTGCAAACCGGCGACCTGATCTTCTTCGCGACCAATGGCGGCTCTCAAGTCAGCCATGCGGGAATCTACGTCGGGGAAGGGCGCTTTGTTCATGCACCGGCCACCGGTGGCACGGTGAAGCTGGACAGCCTGTCGAAGGCCTATTGGCAGAAAGCCTACCTGAGTGCCAAGCGCGTTCTGCAGCCGGAGCATCTGGCGCATAACCCATAGTCAGGCGAAACGATAAAAAAACCTGTGGGAGCACATTGGCTCTCACAGGTTTTTTTGCGTTTGGGCCCGGCTATTTAGCCGTTGATACTCGCCAGACCTTGTTCCCCACGTCGTCCGCCACCAGCAGCCCGCCTTGTTGGTCGATCACCACGCCGACCGGGCGACCCAAGGCGTTTTCATCTTTATCGAGGAAGCCAGTCAGTACATCCACTGGCGCTCCACTCGGCTTGCCGGCGGCAAACGGTACGAAGATCACCTTGTAGCCACTGTGCGGCTTACGGTTCCATGAGCCGTGCTGGCCGATGAATGCGCCTTCCTTGAATTGCGCCGGCAGCGTGTTGCCTTCGGCGAAAGACAAGCCCAGTGACGCTGTATGCGGGCCGACGGCGTAGTCCGGAGCGATGGCCTTGGCCACCATCTCTGGTTGTTGTGGTTTCACGCGCACATCGACGTGCTGGCCGTAATAGCTGAACGGCCAGCCATAGAAGCCGCCGTCCTTGACCGAGGTGATGTAGTCCGGCACCAGGTCGCTGCCGATATCGTCACGCTCGTTCACTGCTGTCCACAATGCTCCGCTTTGCGGCTCCCAGGCCAGGCCGTTGGGATTGCGAATGCCCGAGGCGAAGATCCGGTGATTGCCGGTCGCCCGGTCCACTTCCCAGATCGCCGCGCGACCTTCCTCCTGATCCAGGCCGTTTTCGCCGACGTTGCTGTTCGAGCCGACCGTAACGTACAGCTTGCTGCCGTCCTTGCTGGCGATGACGTTCTTGGTCCAGTGATGGTTGAGCGTGCCGCCCGGCAGATCCACGACCTTGATCGGCTGGCTCTTGATTTCCGTTGCGCCGGGCTCGTAGTGAAAGCGCAGCAGGCGGTCGGTGTCGGCGACGTACAGATCGTTACCGACTAGCGTCATGCCGAACGGTGAATTCAGATTTTGCAGAAATACCGTGCGGGTTTCCGCCACGCCGTCGTGATCGGCATCGCGCAACAGGGTGATGCGGTTCGGACTGGGGACGCCGGCGCCGGCGCGGTCCATGACTTTTTTCTTCACCCAGCCACGTATGCCTTTGCTATCGTCCGGTTTTGGCGGGGCATTGGTTTCCGCCACCAGCACATCGCCGTTGGGCAGCATGTATAGCCAGCGCGGGTGATCGAGGTTCTCGGCAAACGCTGCCACTTGAGTGCCTGCCGCTGGCGTCGGTTTCGCGCCGGCCGGCCAGCCGATCGCCGGGGCGATGTTCACCGTCGGAATCAGGGTCTTGTTCGGTTCGGGGAGTTTTGGAGACGGGCCGGTGCCGTCGGAAACTTGCAGGCTGGAGGATTCACCACAGGCGGTGAGCCCTCCGGCAAGTGCGATGACGAAAACGAGGTGGGGCTTGCGCATTATTTATCTTCCCTTATGAATGCATTTCTAATCATACATAAGTGCGCGAGCCGATGGTCCCCCCCTCAGCCGCGAGCTTCCTTGAACAGCACGGCAATGCCGGGGTGATAGTTGCCAGCCTCGCTGCGCAATTTGCGGTAGGCGTACGGGAAGTACCAGGCGACGGCGCAGGTGTGTTCCTTTTGCAGGTCGTCGACCATGTCCTGCAATTCTTCCGGGCTGGCGCTGTGCTGGGCTTTCTGTGGGGCGACGAACAGGCAGCCAAGTTTGAGATCGCTGGCGTAGCTGATGCGCTTCGCATCGCTGGTGATATCGACCAGGGCCTGGGTCAGATTCAGGCTGTTGACGCGTGGCCAGCGCTGGGTTGCCTGGATGTAGGCGCGATCTTCGGCGCCGGCCAGGAACAGGTCGGCGCGGGCATTGCGTTCGCCTTCCTCGTTCTGTTTGCGCGTGGCGGTATCGCGCAGTGTCACCAGTTCTGCCATCCACGCGGCGGCTGACAGCAGGCCGAGGTTGGCTTTTTCGTCGTGCCAGTACGGTGTGTCGTTGTCGCCGCGCACGGCGTTGTAGCGGTCGATACAGTCAAACCATCGTTCCAGCACCGGGCGCAGGAATTCCAGCCGCGGATTGCTGATGATCATGCCTTGCATGGTGCTCTCCCTTGTTATTGTGATGTGCTCTCTGCGTTCAAAAAGCATGGCTCTTTGATATCACTGCTGACAGTGTGGCACAAGATTGGCGTCAGATAATTGATCGACGGCAGTTATTCGCTTTCAGGGGGCCTCTTCATTTGACGCTCCACCCCCAACCCTCTAACCTTCGCGGCTTGTTTCAGGTGCTCTGTGACCGCTGTCGACAGAGTGAAACAGGGAAGCCGGTGAGGCGGGTCTTCAAGCGAAGAACCCTCGCGATCCCGGCGCTGCCCCCGCAACGGTAAATGAGTAAAAGCTGCGTCCGATGCCACTGCTGCAAAGCGGGAAGGCGCGCAGCCAGGCCAACGCCGCTCATGAGCCCGGAGACCGGCCTGATCCATCCAGCGGCATCACGGTGGGCGATGCCAGGCTTTTTGCCGTCTATTCTTGTGCCTGCCCGCCGTTATCCAGCCTCAACGGAGAGCTCCCTCATGACTGATTCCCCCGAACGCGACGAGCGTCACCTGGCGCGCATGCAGCGTAAAAAAGCCGTGATCGACGAGCGCATCGCCAATTCACCAGATGAATGCGGTCTGGTGCTGGTGTTGACCGGCAACGGCAAAGGCAAAAGCAGCTCGGCGTTCGGCATGCTTGCCCGCGCCATGGGCCACGGCATGCAGTGCGGCGTGGTGCAGTTCATCAAGGGTCGTAACAGCACAGGCGAAGAATTGTTTTTCCGTAGATTCCCCGAGCAGGTGCGCTTTCACGTGATGGGCGAAGGCTTCACCTGGGAAACCCAGGACCGCCAGCGTGACATCGCCGCCGCCGAGGCTGCCTGGGAAGTCTCCCGTGAGCTGTTGCGTGATCCGTCGATCGGTCTGGTGGTGCTCGATGAACTGAACATCGCCCTCAAGCATGGCTACCTCGATCTGGATCAGGTACTCAGCGATCTGCAGGCTCGTCCGCCGATGCAGCATGTGATCGTCACGGGTCGCGCTGCGAAGCCGGAAATGATCGAGATGGGCGACACCGTCACCGAAATGGGCATGATCAAGCACGCCTTTCAGGCCGGTATCAAAGCGCAGAAAGGCGTCGAACTTTGAATCAACCACGTCACTGCCCGGCGGTACTGATCGCCGCGCCGGCCTCCGGCCAGGGCAAGACCACCGTCACCGCCGCGCTGGCTCGCCTGCATCGCAATCAGGGGCGCAAGGTTCGCGTGTTCAAATGCGGCCCGGATTTTCTCGACCCGATGATCCTCGAACGTGCCAGCGGTGCGCCGGTCTATCAACTGGACATGTGGATGGTCGGCGAGCAGGAAAGTCGACGTCTGTTGTGGGAAGCCGCCGCTGAAGCGGATCTGATCCTGATCGAAGGCGTGATGGGCTTGTTCGACGGCACACCGTCGAGCGCCGATCTGGCGCGGCACTTCGGCGTGCCGGTGCTCGGCGTGATCGACGGCACCGCCATGGCCCAGACCTTCGGCGCCTTGGCCCTGGGGCTGGCGCGCTATCAGCCGGACTTGCCGTTCGCCGGCGTGCTGGCCAACCGTGTCGGCACTGTGCGCCACGCGCAGTTGCTTGAAGGCAGTCTCACCGAAGGCCTGCGCTGGTACGGCGCATTGTCCCGGGAAACCGGGATCGAATTGCCAAGCCGCCATCTCGGTCTGGTGCAGGCCAGCGAACTCAATGACCTCGATCTGCGCCTCGACGCCGCCGCTGAAGCGCTGGCCAGTACCTGCGAGGTAGCGCTGCCACCGGCCGTGGAATTCGCTGCGCCAGAAATCGTCAAGAACGAAAGACTGCTCGAAGGCGTACGGATTGCCGTCGCCCGTGACGAAGCCTTCGCCTTCACCTATGGCGCCAGTCTCGACCTTCTAAGGGCGATGGGCGCGGAGCTGAGTTTCTTCTCGCCGATCCGCGATACGCAATTACCTGAGGCCGACAGCTTGTACCTGCCCGGCGGTTATCCGGAGTTGCACCACGTTGCCTTGTCGCAGAACACCGACATGCTCAAAGCGATCCGCGCACATCACGCCGCCGGCAAACCGCTGCTCGCCGAATGTGGCGGCATGTTGTATCTGCTCGACTCCTTGACCGACGTCGAAGGTACCCGCGCCGAACTGGTCGGTTTGCTCAACGGTGATGCCGTGATGCAAAAACGACTGGCTGCGTTGGCGTTGCAGTCCGTGGAACTGCCGGAGGGCTTGCTGCGAGGTCACACCTATCACCATTCCCTGACCACCACCGAACTGACCCCCATCGCCCGTGGCCACAGCCCCAACGGCGGGCGCGGCGCGGAAGCGGTTTACCGGGAAGGGCGGATGACCGCTTCGTACGTGCATTTTTACTTCCCGTCGAATCCGTCGGCGATTGCCGCACTGTTGGTGCCATGACCGACAACGCATTCACTGAAACCGAGCGCGAAGCGGTCTATCGCGCCATCGCCGAACGTCGCGACATGCGCCACTTCAGCGGCGGCACGGTCGAGCCTGAATTGCTTCGCCGATTGCTTGAGGCCGCACATCAGGCGCCGAGCGTCGGCTTGATGCAGCCGTGGCGCTTCATCCGTATTAGCGACCGCGCCTTGCGCGGCCAGATCCAGGATCTTGTAGAGGAAGAACGCGTACGCACCGCCGAAGCCCTAGGCGAGCGCAGCGACGAGTTCATGAAGCTTAAAGTCGAAGGCATCAATGATTGCGCCGAAGTGCTGGTTGCATCATTGATGGACGATCGCGAGCGACACATTTTCGGCCGCCGCACGCTGCCGGAGATGGACATGGCGTCGCTGTCCTGCGCGATCCAGAACCTGTGGCTGGCGGCTCGCGCCGAAGGCCTGGGCATGGGCTGGGTGTCGCTGTTCGAGCCGCAGGCGCTGGCCAATCTGCTGAAACTGCCGGTCGGGGCCAAGCCGTTGGCGGTTCTTTGTCTGGGGCCAGTCAAGGAATTCTATCCGGCGCCGATGCTGGTACTCGAAGGGTGGGCGCAGGTGCGTCCGCTCAATGAGCTGCTGTATGAAAATTTCTGGGGAGTGAGTCAATGAGTGTGGCGTTGTTGAGTGTCGCCGCGGTTGCGCTGGACGCGCTGCTGGGTGAACCGAAACGCTGGCATCCGCTGGTGGCGTTCGGCAATTTCGCCGGGCGCATCGAGCAACGTTTCAATAGCGGCGGTCGCGGCTGGCGCAGCCATGGTGTTACTGCGTGGGTGATTGCAGTGCTGCCGCTGACCCTGCTGGCCACGGCATTGTCCTGGGCGCCTTATGTCGGCTGGGTCGTCGAGATTCTCGCGTTGTATTGCGCTCTCGGCATGCGCAGCCTCGGCGAACACGTCGAGCCGGTGGCCAAGGCCCTGCGCAGCGATGATCTGGAAGAAGCGCGCAAACGCGTGGGTTATCTGGTCAGCCGCCAGACCAGTGAACTGGACAGCACTGCTGTCGCCCGCGCCGCCACCGAATCGGTGCTGGAGAACGGCAGCGATGCCGTGTTCGCCGCACTGTTCTGGTTTGTCGTGGCCGGTGCGCCGGGCGTGGTGCTCTATCGCCTGAGCAACACGCTCGATGCGATGTGGGGCTATCGCAACGAACGCTTCGAACGTTTCGGCTGGGCAGCGGCAAAAATCGACGACGTCCTCAACTACATTCCTGCGCGGCTGGTGGCGTTGACCTACGCGCTGCTCGGCAAAACCCGACTGGCGCTGAAATGCTGGCGCACCCAGGCGCCGAAATGGGACAGCCCGAACGCCGGCCCGGTGATGGCCGCCGGCGCGGGTGCCTTGGGCGTCGAGCTGGGTGGTCCGGCGATTTACCACGGCGAGTTGCACGAGCGTCCGCAACTGGGCGAAGGCGCACCGGCGGATGCCGATTCCATTGATCGCGGCTGGCAATTGGTCCAGCGCGGGGTATGGTTATGGCTGCTGATTCTCTGCGTGGGGGCTGAATTCTATGCTTGAACACGGTGGCCGGCTGCGCAGGGCGGCGCTCGAATACGGCATCGCGGAAGAAGACTGGCTCGACCTGTCCACTGGTCTCGCGCCATGGCCGTTTCCGGTCCCGGACATCCCGCAGCGGGCCTGGGCGCGGTTGCCGGAAGCCGATGACGGTCTGGAGCAGGCTGCGTGTGACTACTACGGCGCCGCGCAAGTGTTGCCGGTGGCCGGTTCGCAGATGGCCATTCAGTTGCTGCCGCGATTGCGTCGTGCCGGCAAGGTCGGCGTGCTGTCGCCATGTTACGCCGAGCATGCCGAAGCCTGGCGACGCAGTGGTTACATCGTCCGCGAAGTGCTGGAGCAGGAAGTCGATTTTTTCCTCGATAGCCTCGTCGTGCTGGTGGTGGTCAATCCGAACAACCCCACGGGCCTGAGCCTGACCCCGGCGCGGTTGCTCGACTGGCATGCGCGGCTGGCCC
The sequence above is a segment of the Pseudomonas sp. HS6 genome. Coding sequences within it:
- a CDS encoding AI-2E family transporter → MADTRRWFWLGGVLLLCAFVWLLHPILTPFLVALLLAYLFDPLVDRLERLGLSRTWGVIAVFALFTLIVTTLLLVLVPMLAKQLLRLYELAPQMLDWLQHTALPWAQSKLGLSEGFWKFDKVKAAITEHMGQTTDIVGVVLSQATASSLALIGWLANLVLIPVVSFYLLRDWDVMVAKIRSLLPRDREERVVALAGECHEVLGAFVRGQLLVMLALGVIYAAGLMIVGLELGLLIGLIAGLAAIVPYMGFVIGIGAALIAGLFQFGGDLYPMIGIVAVFMVGQALEGMVLTPLLVGDRIGLHPVAVIFAILAGGELFGFTGVLLALPVAAVIMVLVRHVHDLYKDSDIFSGVDDPKL
- the hda gene encoding DnaA regulatory inactivator Hda, with the translated sequence MKPIQLPLGVRLRDDATFINYYPGANAAALGYVERLCEADAGWTESLIYLWGKHGVGRTHLLQAACLRFEQMGEPAVYLPLAELMDRGIEILDNLEQYELVCLDDLQVIAGKPDWEEAMFHLFNRLRDSGRRLLIAAATSPRELPVKLADLKSRLTLALIFQMRPLSDEDKLRALQLRASRRGLHLTDEVGHFILTRGTRSMSALFDLLEQLDQASLQAQRKLTIPFLKETLGW
- a CDS encoding C40 family peptidase, which gives rise to MLKRFAPLVPLALVTLLFGCAAHSPVNQEQQQAKNSATAQSSVIYQEELDTEKELAAFNGKKPYQLPVLADSILERGMSLIGTRYRFGGTSEAGFDCSGFIGYLFREEAGMNLPRSTREMINVDAPLVSRSNLEPGDLLFFATNGRRGRVSHAGIYLGDNQFIHSSSRRSGGVRIDSLGDSYWSKTFIEAKRALANAPTVVTARK
- a CDS encoding C40 family peptidase; protein product: MTMPARLALMFFAALLSACASRTLPPAPVVRAPIVFGSSQAFSPAAEDVLFRALGLVGTPYRWGGNTPDSGFDCSGLIGFVYRDAAGISLPRSTRELIVMQAPNVGKEGLQTGDLIFFATNGGSQVSHAGIYVGEGRFVHAPATGGTVKLDSLSKAYWQKAYLSAKRVLQPEHLAHNP
- a CDS encoding sorbosone dehydrogenase family protein; the protein is MRKPHLVFVIALAGGLTACGESSSLQVSDGTGPSPKLPEPNKTLIPTVNIAPAIGWPAGAKPTPAAGTQVAAFAENLDHPRWLYMLPNGDVLVAETNAPPKPDDSKGIRGWVKKKVMDRAGAGVPSPNRITLLRDADHDGVAETRTVFLQNLNSPFGMTLVGNDLYVADTDRLLRFHYEPGATEIKSQPIKVVDLPGGTLNHHWTKNVIASKDGSKLYVTVGSNSNVGENGLDQEEGRAAIWEVDRATGNHRIFASGIRNPNGLAWEPQSGALWTAVNERDDIGSDLVPDYITSVKDGGFYGWPFSYYGQHVDVRVKPQQPEMVAKAIAPDYAVGPHTASLGLSFAEGNTLPAQFKEGAFIGQHGSWNRKPHSGYKVIFVPFAAGKPSGAPVDVLTGFLDKDENALGRPVGVVIDQQGGLLVADDVGNKVWRVSTAK
- the cobO gene encoding cob(I)yrinic acid a,c-diamide adenosyltransferase, whose product is MTDSPERDERHLARMQRKKAVIDERIANSPDECGLVLVLTGNGKGKSSSAFGMLARAMGHGMQCGVVQFIKGRNSTGEELFFRRFPEQVRFHVMGEGFTWETQDRQRDIAAAEAAWEVSRELLRDPSIGLVVLDELNIALKHGYLDLDQVLSDLQARPPMQHVIVTGRAAKPEMIEMGDTVTEMGMIKHAFQAGIKAQKGVEL
- a CDS encoding cobyrinate a,c-diamide synthase — translated: MNQPRHCPAVLIAAPASGQGKTTVTAALARLHRNQGRKVRVFKCGPDFLDPMILERASGAPVYQLDMWMVGEQESRRLLWEAAAEADLILIEGVMGLFDGTPSSADLARHFGVPVLGVIDGTAMAQTFGALALGLARYQPDLPFAGVLANRVGTVRHAQLLEGSLTEGLRWYGALSRETGIELPSRHLGLVQASELNDLDLRLDAAAEALASTCEVALPPAVEFAAPEIVKNERLLEGVRIAVARDEAFAFTYGASLDLLRAMGAELSFFSPIRDTQLPEADSLYLPGGYPELHHVALSQNTDMLKAIRAHHAAGKPLLAECGGMLYLLDSLTDVEGTRAELVGLLNGDAVMQKRLAALALQSVELPEGLLRGHTYHHSLTTTELTPIARGHSPNGGRGAEAVYREGRMTASYVHFYFPSNPSAIAALLVP
- the bluB gene encoding 5,6-dimethylbenzimidazole synthase is translated as MTDNAFTETEREAVYRAIAERRDMRHFSGGTVEPELLRRLLEAAHQAPSVGLMQPWRFIRISDRALRGQIQDLVEEERVRTAEALGERSDEFMKLKVEGINDCAEVLVASLMDDRERHIFGRRTLPEMDMASLSCAIQNLWLAARAEGLGMGWVSLFEPQALANLLKLPVGAKPLAVLCLGPVKEFYPAPMLVLEGWAQVRPLNELLYENFWGVSQ
- the cbiB gene encoding adenosylcobinamide-phosphate synthase CbiB translates to MSVALLSVAAVALDALLGEPKRWHPLVAFGNFAGRIEQRFNSGGRGWRSHGVTAWVIAVLPLTLLATALSWAPYVGWVVEILALYCALGMRSLGEHVEPVAKALRSDDLEEARKRVGYLVSRQTSELDSTAVARAATESVLENGSDAVFAALFWFVVAGAPGVVLYRLSNTLDAMWGYRNERFERFGWAAAKIDDVLNYIPARLVALTYALLGKTRLALKCWRTQAPKWDSPNAGPVMAAGAGALGVELGGPAIYHGELHERPQLGEGAPADADSIDRGWQLVQRGVWLWLLILCVGAEFYA